The Neurospora crassa OR74A linkage group IV, whole genome shotgun sequence genome has a segment encoding these proteins:
- a CDS encoding TOR signaling pathway regulator — protein sequence MSDQEPRSLKATFAAAEEKRLSLENSPPSPADYADTVSAAIKLYQSCLSQISLLSLFSSNEGLEDLNTNDLPYLLVNYHLAELIQKIPSPTPSPAERKHILAQAREAYERYLHLLDSYEGLLNPTYKKLLERYTDSPTDFSVVSSASDPNARRNAKIANFKAEKELRQKLAYLRQRPEYAAADLELDDDESISQSRGGGGGGGSTGDEELVRSVHLAHLDLCTHLTFQALESLNRELEVLNMAPREPASLPSAQLRNNQAGNDGGAQDDLRRRQGGGAADRDYSDRLDMPFSRLQGILGGSGPILSKEGRPLRPFTLTGTRQEIAKGVFRPGHNLPTMSIDEYLEEERRRGGIIEGGGEASWKAGEKDPNDEDDYEKLDAETMKARAWDEFVEANPKGSGNTLNRG from the coding sequence ATGAGCGACCAAGAACCCAGGTCTCTCAAGGCCaccttcgccgccgccgaagagaAACGCCTCTCGCTCGAGAACTCACCACCCAGCCCGGCCGACTACGCCGACACCGTTTCCGCCGCCATCAAGCTTTACCAATCCTGCCTCTCCCAGATCAGCCTTCTGTCCCTCTTCAGCTCCAACGAAGGACTCGAAGACCTCAATACCAACGACCTCCCCTACCTGCTCGTCAACTACCACCTCGCCGAGCTCATCCAAAAGATTCCCTCGCCTACACCCTCGCCCGCCGAACGAAAACACATCCTTGCCCAGGCCCGCGAAGCCTACGAGCGCTACCTCCATCTGCTCGATAGCTACGAAGGTCTGCTGAACCCAACCTACAAGAAGCTTCTCGAGCGCTACACCGACAGCCCAACCGACTTCAGCGTCGTCTCGTCCGCCTCGGACCCCAACGCCCGTCGCAACGCCAAGATCGCCAACTTCAAAGCCGAGAAGGAGCTGCGCCAGAAACTCGCCTACCTCCGACAACGGCCCGAGTatgccgccgccgatctTGAGCTAGACGATGACGAGTCAATAAGCCAGAgcagaggagggggaggagggggaggaagcaCAGGCGACGAAGAACTTGTCCGCTCCGTCCACCTCGCCCACCTTGACCTGTGCACACATCTGACCTTCCAAGCGCTCGAGAGCCTCAACCGTGAGCTGGAGGTGCTCAACATGGCTCCACGCGAGCCTGCCTCGCTGCCATCCGCGCAACTACGAAACAACCAGGCAGGCAATGACGGGGGCGCGCAGGACGACCTACGGCGGCGACAAGGAGGTGGCGCAGCGGATCGCGACTATAGCGACAGACTCGATATGCCGTTTAGCCGGTTGCAGGGCATACTGGGTGGGAGCGGGCCGATTTTGTCCAAGGAGGGCAGGCCACTGCGACCGTTTACGCTGACGGGGACGAGACAGGAGATTGCCAAGGGGGTGTTTAGGCCGGGTCATAATTTGCCGACCATGTCGATTGATGAGtacttggaggaggaaaggagaCGGGGCGGGATCATTgagggaggtggagaggCGAGTTGGAAGGCTGGGGAGAAGGATCCGAATGACGAGGATGACTATGAGAAGTTGGATGCGGAGACAATGAAGGCAAGGGCGTGGGATGAGTTTGTGGAGGCGAATCCGAAGGGTAGTGGGAATACGTTAAACAGGGGGTGA
- the pdx-4 gene encoding pyridoxamine 5'-phosphate oxidase — translation MRASCRRLFSVSAVTLRPKPLNPPRVATFTTKTMALHPAQDGAKLIFAPAGASADPSVPGQAAQFLKAETRGGLRRSDLDPDSPITQFHKWFTDACQPETGISHPETCTLSTAQLPSGRVSSRMVYMKELDPKGFVIYSNFGTSGKARDLFGSEDGSSTGNPWASLVFWWEPLERQVRVEGRAERLTREESQAYFDTRVRGSRLGAWSSKQSAVLHPDPADPDDDGRRQLDKWVKESEQRFEGEEKIPVPDFWGGLRIVPERVEFWQGRQNRLHDRFVYDRVHQDGGEDKWTLERLSP, via the exons ATGCGAGCAAGTTGTCGTCGCCTCTTCTCCGTCTCTGCAGTCACCCTTCGTCCGAAGCCTTTGAACCCCCCGAGAGTTGCTACCTTCACTACCAAGACAATGGCTCTCCACCCAGCGCAAGATGGCGCAAAGCTCATCT TTGCCCCCGCCGGTGCCTCAGCCGACCCGTCCGTCCCCGGTCAAGCGGCTCAGTTCCTCAAGGCCGAGACCCGAGGAGGCTTAAGACGGTCCGACCTTGACCCCGATAGTCCCATTACCCAATTCCACAAATGGTTCACGGACGCTTGCCAACCCGAAACGGGCATTTCTCACCCCGAAACCTGCACGCTATCGACTGCACAGTTGCCCTCGGGTCGCGTCTCGTCGCGCATGGTGTACATGAAGGAGCTGGACCCAAAGGGCTTTGTTATTTACAGCAACTTTGGCACCAGTGGGAAGGCGCGCGACTTGTTTGGCAGTGAGGATGGATCCAGCACCGGCAACCCATGGGCTTCTCTTGTTTTCTGGTGGGAGCCGTTGGAAAGGCAGGTCAGGGTGGAGGGAAGAGCGGAGCGCTTGACACGAGAGGAGAGCCAGGCTTACTTTGACACAAGAGTTCGTGGCAGTCGTCTTGGCGCCTGGTCAAGCAAACAAAGCGCTGTCCTCCATCCCGACCCTGCGGAtcccgacgacgacggacgAAGACAGCTGGACAAGTGGGTCAAGGAGTCGGAGCAGCGCTTTGAAGGCGAGGAGAAGATCCCCGTCCCGGATTTCTGGGGAGGCTTGCGGATCGTTCCTGAACGGGTCGAGTTCTGGCAGGGAAGGCAAAACCGTCTACATGATCGGTTTGTCTACGACCGCGTCCATCAAGATGGAGGTGAAGACAAGTGGACTTTGGAAAGGCTAAGTCCATAA
- the dcl-1 gene encoding dicer-like protein 1, translated as MAVATRLPFIPPEATSQIIGGDEDLIDLSQEDVVSDNDDRGNASDVESEDGVKRWTVNPEPKPKKISAKKLADTAAFNSWIEEHQETLARDQRKAAIEAARVAGVDVLPAIGFDSERIITSPREYQVELFERAKQQNTIAVLDTGSGKTLIAAMLLRWVITGELEDREKGLPRRIAFFLVDKVALVFQQHSFLTKNLDFPMEKLCGEMVEGVESKAFWKEALEQNEVVVCTAEILSTALHHSWIRMDQINLLIFDEAHHTKKDHPYARIIKNFYIDEQLERRPRILGLTASPVDAKVDPRRAAAELEALLHSQIATAADPAALQHTICKPKTELVVEYVRGRPDSETVLNKQLRKLVGGQELFKKPLNFTTSAASKLGTWCADRYWQLFFKQEDIVKLESRTERDLMKVAALDEITEKHVKQVREAHELVNAHTFSPAALDPTMLSSKVIMLVRILRDQFERGVGAQRCIIFVRQRNTAMLLADLLQQPEIKSHIPSIAAEVLVGGGTTGSSYVNAKINFQQQNRIIRKFKLGEINCLFATSVAEEGLDIPDCNIVIRFDLYDTLIQCIQSRGRARRPDSRYIQMIEKGNYEHHSRILRAKGAEDVLRKFCEALPEDRKLTGNHMNLDYLLRKEKGKRQYTVPDTGAKLSYMQSLVCLANFTATLPHPPETSLSPEYYITTVPGGFQCEVVMPDASPIKSAVGKVHLSKGVAKCAAAFELCLALLKAGHLDNHLQSVFTKQLPEMRNARLAVSSKKKTEYAMRLKPELWSVRGVVTQLFATAFVLENPDTLGRSSRPLLLLSRSALPEVASFPLFFGTKRFSKVRCVPIPGSVQADDTLVEQLTRFTLKAFMDVFSKEYEATAVNLPYFLSPMDGGHGFDFRLAKSPAHLIDRKALAYVSENEKVPYTFLEPDDFFQDKFVVDPYDGARKFFTHHRRHDMKPTDPVPDGIVAPNHRAWRGLGTTHDILNYSNSLWSKSRGFMIFQADQPVVEAALISTRRDFLDDTLRDEDVEPQQCFLILEPMRISPIPADVVAMLLCFPSIIHRVESNLVALDACKLLGLDLRPDLALEAFTKDSDNSDEHDAEKENFQTGMGDNYERLEFLGDSFLKMATTIAIYTLIPDKGEFEYHVERMLLICNKNLFNNALEIGLEEYIRSMSFNRRQWYPEGLILKKGKSKDARQRHVLADKSIADVCEALIGAAYLTGQEKGSFDMAIKAVTAMVKDKKHRMISYGDYYAVYQKPTWQTESANSAQRDMAKKFSERMGYKFKHPRLLRAAFQHPTYPSLYERLPSYQRLEFLGDALFDMVAVDYLFRKFPAADPQWLTEHKMAMVSNQFLCCLSFHLGFNKCIATMSPSILKDIAEYVTEIEEALETAKQEAINAGKTADEYSRDYWVHITHASRLPKCLSDVVEAYIGAIFVDSEYDYSVVQNFFNMHVLPFFEDMHLYDTFANKHPVTFVANMMAHKFRCNEWRSFAKELDTDVTEGRGGRGGNGAVAGEISEINPPKVVSALLVHGKTVVHAVAASGRYAKSAMAKKAIKLLEGMSVEEFRERLGCNCKGVPMEVDGGVPEADVDGEVHGTAV; from the exons ATGGCCGTAGCCACTCGGCTACCCTTTATCCCACCGGAGGCGACTAGCCAGATAATCGGCGGCGATGAAGATTTGATAGATCTCTCCCAAGAAGATGTGGTCtccgacaacgacgacagaGGAAACGCCTCTGATGTCGAGAGCGAGGACGGCGTTAAAAGATGGACAGTGAACCCGGaacccaagcccaagaagatTTCGGCCAAGAAGCTTGCCGATACTGCTGCTTTCAACTCGTGGATCGAGGAGCACCAGGAAACTCTGGCAAGAGACCAAAGAAAAGCCGCGATAGAAGCGGCAAGGGTGGCCGGCGTGGACGTGTTGCCCGCTATTGGCTTTGATAGCGAGAGAATCATCACTTCACCACGAGAATATCAGGTGGAGCTTTTTGAACGTGCAAAACAGCAAAACACGATTGCTGTTCTGGATACAG GATCCGGAAAGACTCTGATCGCCGCCATGTTGTTACGCTGGGTCATTACTGGTGAATTGGAGGACCGAGAAAAGGGTTTACCCAGACGGATTGCCTTCTTCCTGGTCGACAAGGTGGCCTTGGTGTTCCAACAACACAGCTTTCTCACCAAGAACCTCGATTTCCCAATGGAGAAACTATGCGGTGAGATGGTGGAAGGTGTCGAATCAAAAGCTTTCTGGAAGGAAGCATTGGAGCAAAACGAAGTGGTTGTCTGTACAGCTGAAATCCTCAGCACAGCGCTCCATCATTCCTGGATTAGAATGGACCAGATCAACCTCTTGATCTTCGACGAAGCCCACCATACGAAAAAAGATCATCCGTATGCTCGCATCATCAAGAACTTTTATATTGATGAGCAGCTGGAGAGAAGACCCAGAATCCTTGGCTTGACGGCCTCCCCGGTTGACGCGAAGGTTGACCCGAGGCGGGCTGCGGCAGAACTGGAGGCGTTACTTCACAGCCAAATAGCCACGGCCGCCGACCCGGCCGCCCTTCAGCATACGATTTGCAAACCCAAGACCGAGTTGGTTGTTGAATACGTTCGTGGTCGACCAGACTCGGAGACAGTCCTCAACAAGCAATTACGCAAACTTGTTGGAGGACAAGAGCTGTTTAAGAAGCCGCTCAACTTTACTACCTCGGCTGCATCTAAATTGGGAACATGGTGTGCCGACCGGTATTGGCAACTTTTCTTCAAACAAGAGGACATAGTCAAACTGGAATCACGCACTGAGAGAGATCTCATGAAAGTCGCAGCCCTCGATGAAATCACCGAAAAGCACGTCAAGCAAGTCCGTGAAGCTCACGAGTTGGTTAACGCGCATACATTTTCACCCGCTGCTCTCGATCCGACGATGTTGTCGTCCAAGGTCATCATGCTTGTTAGAATCTTGCGTGATCAGTTCGAGAGGGGCGTGGGTGCGCAAAGATGCATTATTTTTGTCCGACAGCGGAACACGGCGATGCTGTTGGCGGATTTGCTCCAGCAGCCTGAGATAAAGTCTCACATACCCAGCATTGCAGCAGAAGTCTTGGTTGGAGGTGGGACAACTGGCTCAAGCTATGTCAACGCCAAGATCAACTTCCAGCAACAAAACAGAATAATTCGAAAGTTCAAGCTTGGCGAGATAAACTGCCTATTTGCTACTTCTGTTGCTGAGGAAGGTCTCGATATTCCAGATTGCAATATCGTTATCAGATTCGATCTCTATGATACTCTGATTCAGTGTATCCAGTCGCGTGGTCGAGCTCGTCGTCCAGATTCTCGCTACATCCAGATGATCGAAAAAGGGAATTACGAGCACCACTCCAGGATATTGCGAGCTAAAGGGGCTGAAGATGTCCTGCGCAAGTTCTGCGAGGCTCTACCCGAAGACAGGAAGCTGACTGGCAACCATATGAACTTGGACTATCTGCTTCggaaggaaaagggcaaGAGGCAGTACACTGTCCCAGATACTGGTGCGAAACTCAGCTATATGCAAAGCCTTGTCTGTCTCGCCAACTTCACCGCCACCCTACCACACCCACCGGAGACGAGTTTGAGTCCGGAATACTACATCACCACTGTTCCTGGTGGCTTTCAGTGCGAGGTCGTCATGCCTGATGCATCACCCATCAAGAGCGCGGTTGGCAAAGTACATTTAAGTAAGGGGGTGGCCAAATGTGCAGCTGCATTCGAGCTTTGCCTTGCTTTACTCAAGGCTGGCCACTTGGATAACCACCTCCAGTCTGTGTTCACCAAGCAGCTACCGGAAATGCGGAATGCTCGCCTTGCTGTCAGctcaaagaagaagacggagtACGCCATGCGTCTGAAGCCCGAATTATGGTCGGTTCGAGGCGTGGTCACGCAGCTTTTTGCCACTGCGTTTGTTCTGGAGAACCCGGACACCCTTGGGCGTAGCTctcgtcctcttctcctGCTTAGTAGAAGCGCTCTCCCAGAAGTGGCTTCCTTTCCGCTCTTTTTTGGCACTAAGCGCTTTTCCAAAGTCCGCTGCGTGCCTATCCCAGGTTCTGTCCAGGCTGACGATACGTTGGTGGAGCAACTTACTCGTTTCACCCTGAAAGCTTTCATGGATGTTTTCAGCAAGGAATACGAGGCGACAGCAGTCAACCTTCCGTACTTTCTCTCTCCAATGGACGGTGGTCACGGGTTTGACTTCCGCTTGGCCAAGAGCCCAGCTCACCTCATTGACCGAAAAGCGCTAGCATACGTCAGTGAGAACGAGAAGGTGCCATACACGTTTCTTGAGCCAGATGATTTTTTCCAAGACAAGTTTGTAGTTGACCCATACGACGGAGCACGGAAGTTCTTTACTCATCACCGTCGCCATGACATGAAACCCACGGATCCCGTGCCAGATGGTATTGTTGCACCGAATCACAGGGCTTGGAGAGGCTTAGGCACCACACATGACATTCTGAACTACAGCAACAGCTTATGGTCAAAGTCGCGTGGCTTTATGATATTCCAGGCGGATCAGCCTGTCGTGGAGGCTGCGCTTATTTCCACTCGTCGAGACTTTCTCGACGATACGCTGAGGGATGAGGACGTGGAACCACAACAGTGTTTCCTGATTCTTGAACCCATGAGGATTTCACCT ATACCAGCAGATGTGGTGGCAATGCTTCTCTGTTTCCCGTCAATCATACACCGGGTAGAATCGAATCTAGTTGCATTGGACGCATGCAAGCTTCTGGGTCTAGACTTGCGCCCAGACCTCGCCCTTGAGGCCTTCACCAAGGACAGCGATAACTCGGATGAACACGATGCCGAGAAGGAAAACTTTCAAACTGGAATGGGTGACAACTACGAGAGACTCGAGTTTCTTGGTGACTCCTTCTTGAAAATGGCAACAACCATTGCCATATATACCTTGATCCCTGACAAGGGCGAATTCGAGTATCATGTCGAGCGTATGCTCCTTATCTGCAACAAGAACCTATTCAACAACGCCCTAGAGATAGGGCTCGAAGAATACATCCGGTCCATGTCATTTAACCGCAGACAATGGTATCCGGAGGGCCTAATTttgaagaagggcaagagtAAGGACGCGCGTCAGCGGCATGTCCTGGCCGACAAGTCCATTGCTGACGTTTGCGAGGCCCTCATTGGCGCCGCCTACCTTACAGGCCAAGAGAAGGGCAGCTTTGACATGGCGATCAAGGCTGTAACTGCCATGGTCAAAGACAAGAAGCACCGCATGATCAGCTACGGCGACTACTACGCCGTATATCAAAAGCCAACCTGGCAGACGGAATCAGCCAATAGTGCCCAGCGCGACATGGCCAAAAAGTTTTCCGAGCGCATGGGCTACAAATTCAAGCACCCGCGTCTCTTGCGCGCAGCCTTCCAGCACCCGACGTACCCGTCCCTCTACGAACGTCTCCCCTCGTACCAACGCCTCGAATTCCTCGGCGACGCGCTCTTCGACATGGTCGCTGTTGATTACCTCTTCCGCAAGTTCCCCGCCGCCGACCCGCAATGGCTAACGGAGCACAAAATGGCCATGGTGTCCAACCAGTTTCTGTGCTgcctctccttccacttgggaTTCAACAAGTGCATCGCCACCATGTCGCCCTCCATCCTCAAGGACATCGCCGAGTATGTGACCGAGATAGAAGAAGCACTTGAGACGGCCAAGCAGGAGGCTATCAACGCAGGAAAAACCGCAGACGAGTATAGCAGGGATTACTGGGTGCACATCACACACGCTTCTCGCTTGCCCAAGTGCCTGTCGGACGTGGTGGAGGCATACATTGGCGCCATCTTCGTTGACAGCGAGTACGATTACTCCGTAGTCCAAAACTTCTTCAACATGCACGTTCTGCCTTTTTTCGAGGATATGCATCTTTATGATACCTTCGCCAACAAACATCCCGTCACCTTTGTGGCGAACATGATGGCGCACAAGTTCCGCTGCAACGAGTGGAGAAGCTTTGCCAAGGAGCTGGACACAGATGTTACggaaggaagaggtggaagagggggCAATGGTGCAGTGGCTGGTGAGATTAGTGAGATCAATCCGCCCAAGGTGGTCTCGGCGCTACTGGTACATGGCAAGACGGTGGTGCATGCGGTGGCGGCCAGTGGACGGTATGCAAAGTCGGCTATGGCGAAGAAGGCTATCAAGCTTTTGGAGGGCATGAGCGTGGAGGAGTTCAGGGAGAGGTTGGGGTGTAATTGTAAGGGGGTGCCGATGGAGGTTGATGGAGGAGTGCCAGAGGCGGATGTGGATGGAGAGGTACATGGCACGGCGGTTTAG